Within bacterium, the genomic segment CACGGCGGCGACTTCTTCCCGGCCAGAGTGAAGACACCGCCGGACGTGTACGAGTACGCGGCGGTGCACTGCATGGAGCACTTGCTGGCCTGTGTGGTGGCGGGGACGGCGGAGCCGGAGGTGCTGGCGGAGGCCCGCGCGGCCCTGGCGACATGGGAGGCCGTGCGCGAGGCGGCCGCCGGCGGCAGCCCCGTGCCGGTTACTTCTCCAGCCTCTTCTGCAACTGCTTGATGGTCTTCTCGTCGAACCGGAACATCGGCAGCTTGTCCAGCGACACGCGGGTGCCGATCTTCTTCTCCACCCGCGTCATGATGTTCTCGGCCACCGCCCGGCCCCGGTCGGGGTGGTCGTACAGGGCCCGCGCGTAGGTGTTGTACTGCTCGATGGTCACCCCGTGCTTGTCCACCGTCTTCTGCATGTAGAGCAGCAGGTTGTTCTCCCACTGCTTGTCTTTTTTCAGACCCATGGCCGCGATCACGATCTCGGCCGAGATCTGGGCGAACTTGTCGTCATCCAGGGGGCTGCCGGGGACGAGTTCGGGCACGGAGTGCTTGCGGTCCTTCTTGGTCGTCTCGGGGACCGCCGCGGGTGGCGCAGGCTCCGTCGCCACCTGGGAGGCCGGGTCGCCGGGCACGGCGGACACCGAGTTCGCGCCGGTGCTTCGGGAGCGGCTGAGGATCAGCCCGGCGGCCACGATGGCGACGACCGCCAGCGTCACGCCCAGCACGACGACGGGGCGGCGCGGCCTGGGTTGCGGCTGGTCCTGGGGGGCGTCCTGCTCAGTCATGCTCACATCCGGGGGGAGTAGTGCTGCCGGCGTCTACCACCAGCGGTTCAGGTTCTCTTTGTGCATCGCGGCGCCCAGGTTGCTGGCGATCCGGCTCGTGAGGTCCGTCGCCGACACACCCGCGACGGCGGCATCCTGGGGCGTGACGGCGATCAGCTCGTCCTTGCCGGCCATCACGCGCGGGGGAGTGGCCTTGGTGTCGGCCGTGATCTGGTAGTCCTCGATGCCGTCGGCCAGGGCGAGGCGCAGCTTCTCCGCCACGGCCTCCAGGCGCTTCACGGCTGTCTGCCCCTCGGGCGCGTAGTCGGAGCGCATGATCTCGACGCCCCACAGGCTGAGCACCGCCAGCTTGCGCCCCTCGACATCCTTCTCCTCGACCTTCGGCGGCTCCCACTTGGTCACGGCGCGGCGGTTGATGTCCGCGCCGGCCGCCTCGAGTTGGCTGATGATCTGGCGTACGCGCTCATCGGTGTCGGGGTGGTCGGCATAGACGCCCAGCTCGACCTTGGGCTTGTGCCGCTCCTCGGCCGCCAGGCGCTCCATGAAGGTCAGCATGCCCACCGGGTCGTAGCGCTTGGAGGCGATGAGGTAGCGGACCGCGCCCTGGTCAGCACGCAGCTCGACCTTCATCGAGTACTGGCTCAGCACGCCGAGGCGGATGTACTCCCCGGCCGCCAGCACCGCCGAGAGCTTGTCCCCTTCGGCCCCCAGAATCAGCGCCCCGATGGCCGTGGCCAG encodes:
- a CDS encoding M48 family metalloprotease, producing the protein MRKPLLAIVLFALLPLWAYAKQWSPDYELRVGKEAAAEVEKKWKVVTDEAQQKQLDEIATTIAAVCDRPGVKYTVKIIDEKEVNAFSLPGGFVYVTAGLLKDVQSVHELAGVLAHEITHNTFYDALERADKSKKLFMGSLATAIGALILGAEGDKLSAVLAAGEYIRLGVLSQYSMKVELRADQGAVRYLIASKRYDPVGMLTFMERLAAEERHKPKVELGVYADHPDTDERVRQIISQLEAAGADINRRAVTKWEPPKVEEKDVEGRKLAVLSLWGVEIMRSDYAPEGQTAVKRLEAVAEKLRLALADGIEDYQITADTKATPPRVMAGKDELIAVTPQDAAVAGVSATDLTSRIASNLGAAMHKENLNRWW